The genomic segment CGGCGCGGCGGACTGCGGTCCGGGGCGCGCTCCGACGGGCGTGACCCGCTGCCGCTCGGCTCCGCGATCAACCGCCTGATCACCGAGCGCGGCTGGGAGACGCCCGCCGCCGTGGGCGGTGTGATGGGGCGCTGGCCGCAGATCGTCGGCGGCGACCTGGCGAACCACTGCGTCCCCCAGCGGTACGACGAGGACGAGCGCGTCCTGACCGTGCAGTGCGACTCGACGGCATGGGCCACCCAGCTGCGCCTCATGGCCCCACAGCTCGTCGCACGCCTCAATGAGGACCTCGGCCACGGCACCGTGCGCCTCATCAAGGTCCTCGGTCCCGGCGGCCCCGCGCACCGCTTCGGCCCCTTGCGCGCACCCGGCAGCACGGGCCCCGGGGACACCTACGGCTGAGGCCGTCGGCGACGGTAGCTGGGGGTTGACGTCCCGAAGCGCTGAGTGCCGCTGTGAGCGTTCTGGAGCCCTGGGCCCCATATGGGGAGTCGGCCGAGGCCGGTTCAGGGCGGCACATGAGGACTCAGGTACCGGCAAACCCCCATCACTGTCAGCGCTACCGGTAGACTGGAAGCTAATCCCGCCCCACTTGTGGGACGCACCGAGCAACGCTGACTATCGCTGAACGACGCAGCCGCTCCGGCCACCGCCGGGAGCTTGGCTTGTGCTGTGCCAGAAAGGGCGCTTCGTGGCCGATTCCGGCAACCCCAACGAGAACATCCCGTCCACCGCCGCGGGCGAGAACGGCGAGGCACCGCCCTCGTACGACGCCAGCGCGATCACCGTCCTCGAGGGTCTGGACGCGGTCCGCAAGCGACCCGGCATGTACATCGGCTCGACCGGTGAACGTGGCCTGCACCACCTGGTGCAGGAAGTCGTCGACAACTCCGTGGACGAGGCCCTCGCGGGGCACGCGGACACGATCGACGTCACGATCCTCCCCGACGGCGGCGTGCGCGTGGTCGACAACGGCCGTGGCATCCCGGTCGACATGCACCCCGTGGAGAAGAAGCCGGCCGTCGAGGTCGTGCTGACCGTTCTCCACGCGGGC from the Streptomyces venezuelae genome contains:
- a CDS encoding DUF721 domain-containing protein; the encoded protein is MSSEEPFEGASGAGSAGTPETPAPKTPEPSGVDLARVALRAAKEQARARGDAAQQKKQARRGGLRSGARSDGRDPLPLGSAINRLITERGWETPAAVGGVMGRWPQIVGGDLANHCVPQRYDEDERVLTVQCDSTAWATQLRLMAPQLVARLNEDLGHGTVRLIKVLGPGGPAHRFGPLRAPGSTGPGDTYG